A single Natrinema pellirubrum DSM 15624 DNA region contains:
- a CDS encoding FxLYD domain-containing protein has product MTHSDATSRRRLLASLGVGMATAAAGCTGSDGLGGEPSYESGTVGQINASNASSRNASEMSTASSLAQQQPNNSVTPLDPLELVEHEFVLEDGYLGSTVQGIVTNTGADRLQIVEVRTRIYNDAGNLLGRYLASTGDLGADDTWEFQVVVLEAPSDVADYDITVLGTPS; this is encoded by the coding sequence ATGACACACTCGGACGCGACGAGCCGACGGCGACTGCTCGCGTCGCTCGGCGTCGGGATGGCGACCGCGGCCGCCGGCTGTACCGGCAGCGACGGGCTCGGCGGCGAGCCGAGCTACGAAAGCGGTACCGTGGGACAAATAAACGCAAGCAACGCCTCGAGTAGGAACGCAAGCGAGATGTCCACAGCCTCGTCGCTGGCCCAACAGCAACCGAACAACTCGGTGACGCCGCTCGATCCCCTCGAGCTGGTCGAACACGAGTTCGTCCTCGAGGACGGCTACCTCGGCTCAACGGTTCAGGGTATCGTGACCAACACGGGAGCGGACCGGCTCCAGATCGTCGAGGTCCGGACCCGGATCTACAACGACGCCGGCAACCTCCTCGGCCGGTATCTCGCCAGCACCGGCGACCTCGGGGCCGACGACACCTGGGAGTTTCAGGTCGTCGTCCTCGAGGCCCCCAGCGACGTGGCCGACTACGACATCACGGTACTCGGAACACCCTCGTGA
- a CDS encoding PspA/IM30 family protein: MGILSRASYVIRSKLNSVLNRAEDPTETLDYSYEQMRDQLQQVKRGIADLTTQKKRLEMQKRRLEENVEKHNDQARTAVQQGREDLARRALEKKKTKMNQIEDLERQISDLQNQQDRLIDQKNELQSRIEEFRTKKETMKARHEAAKASSTVSEAMTATGEEFEDVGRAIERAEEQTEDMEARAAAMDELHESGAFDDVLSDKDNIDRELEQLSTDSGVEAELETLKSDVGADEAESAAEQTGETDEAELTDLEGEDQDEVEAELAELQDEESA, translated from the coding sequence ATGGGCATCCTCTCTCGGGCTTCCTACGTCATCCGGTCGAAACTCAACTCGGTACTCAACCGGGCCGAGGATCCGACCGAGACGCTCGACTACTCCTACGAGCAGATGCGTGACCAGCTCCAGCAGGTCAAACGCGGCATCGCCGATCTTACCACGCAGAAAAAGCGCCTCGAGATGCAGAAACGCCGCCTCGAGGAGAACGTCGAGAAACACAACGATCAGGCCCGGACCGCGGTCCAGCAGGGTCGGGAGGACCTGGCGCGACGCGCCCTCGAGAAGAAGAAAACGAAGATGAACCAGATCGAGGATCTGGAGCGCCAGATTTCGGACCTGCAGAACCAGCAGGACCGACTGATCGACCAGAAGAACGAACTCCAGAGCCGCATCGAGGAGTTCCGCACGAAAAAGGAGACGATGAAGGCCCGCCACGAGGCCGCCAAGGCCAGCTCCACGGTATCGGAAGCGATGACCGCGACCGGCGAGGAGTTCGAGGACGTCGGTCGCGCCATCGAACGCGCCGAGGAACAGACCGAGGACATGGAGGCCCGTGCCGCCGCGATGGACGAACTCCACGAGTCGGGCGCGTTCGACGACGTCCTCTCGGACAAGGACAACATCGACCGCGAACTCGAGCAGCTCTCGACCGACAGCGGCGTCGAGGCCGAACTCGAGACGCTGAAGTCCGACGTCGGTGCCGACGAGGCGGAGTCGGCGGCCGAACAGACCGGCGAGACCGACGAGGCGGAGCTGACCGACCTCGAAGGCGAGGATCAGGACGAGGTTGAGGCCGAACTCGCGGAGTTGCAGGACGAAGAGAGCGCTTGA
- a CDS encoding AAA family ATPase, protein MIVVICGPPGAGKSTVTARVRDRLEARSIPVRTVHSDDFSSRTYEQLAERVADAPATGVTLVDGTFYRRPWQTRFRTLGDVRFVRLTASLETCLERNRARPDSIDERGVHVVYREFDAPDAALEIDTDRCGPDAAADRVAAAIEGWLE, encoded by the coding sequence GTGATCGTCGTCATCTGCGGGCCGCCGGGCGCGGGCAAGTCAACCGTGACGGCCCGCGTTCGGGACCGCCTCGAGGCACGCTCGATTCCCGTCCGGACCGTCCACTCCGACGACTTCTCGAGTCGGACCTACGAGCAGTTGGCCGAGCGAGTCGCCGACGCGCCCGCGACGGGCGTGACGCTGGTCGACGGGACGTTCTATCGGCGACCCTGGCAGACCCGGTTTCGGACGCTTGGCGATGTCCGGTTCGTCCGCCTGACCGCGAGCCTGGAGACCTGCCTGGAGCGCAATCGCGCTCGTCCCGACTCGATCGACGAACGGGGCGTCCACGTGGTCTACCGGGAGTTCGATGCGCCCGACGCCGCCCTCGAGATCGATACCGACCGCTGCGGCCCCGACGCGGCGGCCGATCGGGTCGCGGCCGCGATCGAGGGCTGGCTCGAGTGA